The proteins below are encoded in one region of Pseudophryne corroboree isolate aPseCor3 chromosome 8, aPseCor3.hap2, whole genome shotgun sequence:
- the LOC134949860 gene encoding olfactory receptor 8D1-like, with protein sequence MNVRNQTMITYFIMRGISDVPMLQLPIFLLVLIIYLFTLAGNMTILLLVWLDPQLHTPMYFFLSNLSIMDMSYSTVTLHKILISFLTGDKTVSVPACMSQMFVFTSLVCNELLILTAMSYDRYVAICNPLRYSAVMSPGVCAVLAGACWALGFLESLPHIILISRFTCYKTKEINHFFCDIVPLVKLSCNDTSLSEFLMFICGLFLATIPFFLTFIPYAFIIQTILRIRSGKQKAFYTCSSHITMVILLYLTLIYQYMRPASKDTLESNKLFSLFNTAAVPMLNPLIYSLKNKDVKSALRRRWHWLTK encoded by the coding sequence AATGCTTCAGCTTCCCATCTTTCTCCTGGTTCTTATCATTTATCTCTTCACTCTGGCTGGTAATATGACCATTCTACTACTGGTCTGGCTGGACCCTCAGCTCCACACTCCCATGTACTTCTTTCTGAGTAACCTGTCTATCATGGACATGTCCTACAGCACAGTCACATTGCATAAGATCCTTATAAGCTTCCTAACAGGGGATAAAACAGTCTCTGTACCAGCATGTATGTCTCAGATGTTCGTATTCACATCCCTAGTGTGCAATGAACTGCTTATATTGACAGCAATGAGTTATGATCGCTATGTTGCTATCTGCAACCCATTGCGTTATTCTGCAGTAATGAGCCCTGGTGTCTGTGCTGTGCTGGCAGGTGCCTGCTGGGCACTGGGCTTTTTAGAATCACTACCTCATATTATTTTGATATCCAGATTTACTTGTTATAAAACAAAAGAAATAAATCACTTCTTCTGTGACATTGTTCCACTAGTAAAACTTTCATGCAATGATACCTCACTCTCTGAATTTTTGATGTTTATTTGTGGACTTTTTCTTGCCACCATCCCCTTTTTCCTCACCTTCATCCCTTATGCCTTCATTATCCAGACCATACTACGAATCCGTTCTGGGAAACAGAAAGCCTTCTATACATGTTCCTCACACATCACAATGGTCATTCTTCTCTACCTGACCCTTATCTACCAATACATGAGACCAGCATCCAAGGACACCCTGGAATCCAACAAGCTTTTCTCTCTGTTTAACACAGCTGCTGTCCCCATGCTTAACCCACTCATCTACAGCCTGAAAAATAAAGACGTAAAATCTGCCCTGAGGCGTCGATGGCATTGGTTGACTAAGTAA